From a single Sphaeramia orbicularis chromosome 4, fSphaOr1.1, whole genome shotgun sequence genomic region:
- the tjp3 gene encoding tight junction protein ZO-3: MEELTIWEQHTITLNKDPKVGFGFALSGGKEKPHPDTGDTAVVVSDVLPNGPAMGRLFHKDQIVMVNGVSMENVHSNYTIQTLKSCGKTANITVKRPRKIQIPATTRPSRAASHSNLLDQDPPRRTRRYSDGSDNRDFNRYRARSASPDRNGHAPLMSSGYKRLPHNNVSDKPIRTTLIKKRITDEYGLKLGSQIFIKHMTDTGLAAKEGTLQEGDLILKINGMTTENLSLLETKHLVEKSRGKLTMTVLRDDRKFLVSIPEVEDSAPNSDDDRRRGSSSELEDISDIDDDMPPHRVPRQPTREKRTRRTRAEPPPSKSRDASPVRSTLSRPPARAAYAPRRAPSESESDRSASPPPARRESSDAKDHSSKYKSLSGMSTLPNPKSSPVPHNWTTPRPSSSASRPRRPVSESDSDRSASPPPHRDSPRPDSRYKVLPDLPQAGMRASPIPIRNEPLRRVNSPVRVPPPDSESESDGSSGPPPRQSTSHSQDSYSRYRVLPDVSLQPQVEPPRWSNPPSITASNPLVKAPSGSESEASYASVPRRDSTDSTNSNKPNNRIRVLPELKSTSVAVRQEPPPRAPSPVRPPPDDSSESDQLSHLRRSGSSEREDTHRRAPRAANGTGTLRSGISVKSNPPLYSKPAEEPIYSLPPDSYPTSNPGYSSDLHTVSFLKEGSVGLRLVGGNDVGIFVGGVQPNSPAYEKGMKEGDQIMQVNKVDFGHFTREEAANFLLNIKSGEKVEICTQKKMDLYKKIIKSNLGDNFYIRTHFDHEAEGPVGLSFTRGEVFRVVDTMHRGKLGNWLAIRMGNDLHELDKGTIPNQARAEKLASIEQAQRASGERPVSGPRAEFWKLRGLRGNKKNEKNTRRTRDDLLQLTIQGKFPAYERVLLREANFKRPIVILGPLNDIAMQKLAKEMPDEYEVAEMVPRGGGGDSGSTVIKLDTVRRIAEKDKHPLLDITPTAVERLNYIQYHPMVLFLDPHSRKDVKAMRQRYDPNSNKSSRRLYSQALKLRKHCSHLFSARVDLQPSSNVWYQVLKDKIRHQQSKPVWVSEVTLESGAEQDLEALDQTQSDYLSAASDLEDTDGEAFTDDAYTDNEDLEEEFPGQDTSTVPRGSRVAGAALARSSEPAFIHHSPDLDPDPRSDEYSTGEIPPLMHVPEPRSLRRDAYSPPHSPAEDEDPTHRSFTDSDFSALDVAASNTPSDGPPDFIAPDPRRYSLNDPSPAEAEAESPQQASLSAIEEKLDQARLAEPQAQPEEGRKKSPQFIVLAHHHKAVQYRRTQIRGSDSSDDEDVDETEDIEWGPATEL, translated from the exons ATGGAGGAGTTAACGATATGGGAGCAACATACAATAACACTAAACAAA GATCCCAAAGTGGGGTTTGGATTTGCCTTATCGGGAGGCAAGGAGAAGCCTCACCCAGACACCGGGGATACAGCTGTGGTGGTCTCAGATGTGTTGCCCAATGGACCGGCTATGGGGCGGCTTTT CCACAAAGATCAAATAGTCATGGTGAATGGGGTGTCCATGGAGAATGTCCACTCCAACTACACCATTCAGACTCTCAAGTCATGTGGCAAGACTGCTAACATA ACAGTGAAACGCCCCCGAAAGATCCAAATCCCAGCAACCACCAGGCCGAGTCGGGCCGCCTCCCACTCCAACCTGCTCGACCAGGACCCTCCTAGAAGAACACGACGCTATTCTGATGGTAGCGACAATCGAGACTTCAACCGGTACCGAGCCCGAAGCGCATCACCTGACCGTAACGGACACGCACCTCTGATGTCTTCAGGGTACAAAAGGCTGCCACACAACAACGTCTCAGACAAACCCATCAGGACTACGCTTATTAAAAAGAGAATCACAGATG AGTATGGATTGAAGTTGGGCAGTCAGATCTTTATCAAACACATGACAGATACTGGCCTGGCTGCAAAGGAAGGAACGCTACAGGAAGGAGACCTTATTCTCAAG ATTAATGGTATGACGACAGAGAATCTGTCTCTGCTGGAGACCAAACACCTGGTGGAGAAGAGCAGGGGCAAACTGACCATGACGGTCCTCAGGGATGACCGCAAGTTTCTGGTCAGCATCCCAGAGGTGGAGGACAGCGCCCCCAACAGTGACGATGACAGACGCCGAGGCAGCAGCTCAGAGCTGGAGG ACATTTCAGACATTGATGACGACATGCCCCCTCACAGAGTGCCACGTCAACCCACCCGAGAAAAACGTACACGCAG AACAAGAGCTGAACCTCCGCCATCCAAGTCTCGGGATGCTTCACCTGTGCGATCCACATTGAGTCGACCTCCAGCCAGAGCTGCTTACGCTCCTCGCAGAG cCCCATCGGAGTCTGAGTCAGACCGCagtgcctctcctcctcctgccaGGAGAGAGAGTTCTGACGCAAAGGATCACTCCAGCAAATACAA aAGCCTGTCTGGGATGTCCACCCTGCCCAACCCCAAATCCTCTCCCGTACCCCACAACTGGACCACCCCCCGCCCATCTTCATCAGCATCACGGCCTCGTAGACCAGTGTCTGAGTCAGACTCAGACCGCAGTGCCTCCCCTCCACCACACAGGGACAGCCCCCGCCCAGACAGCAGATACAA GGTTCTTCCTGATCTGCCCCAGGCAGGGATGAGAGCGTCTCCTATTCCCATTAGAAATGAGCCACTAAGGAGGGTCAACTCCCCTGTCAGAGTTCCTCCCCCTG ACTCTGAATCTGAGTCCGACGGCAGCTCGGGGCCTCCTCCGAGGCAGAGCACCTCACACAGTCAGGACTCGTACagcagatacag AGTCCTTCCTGATGTTTCCCTGCAGCCCCAGGTGGAGCCTCCACGATGGAGCAACCCACCCAGCATCACTGCCAGCAATCCACTGGTGAAAG CTCCCTCAGGGTCTGAATCGGAGGCCAGTTATGCATCGGTTCCTCGCCGAGACTCTACAGACAGCACAAACTCCAACAAGCCCAACAATCGCATCAG AGTTCTTCCCGAGTTGAAGTCCACTTCAGTCGCTGTTAGGCAGGAGCCTCCTCCACGAGCCCCCTCACCTGTCAGACCCCCACCCGACG ATTCCTCAGAGTCAGATCAGCTTTCACACCTCAGGCGGTCCGGGAGCTCAGAGCGGGAGGACACCCACCGCAG GGCTCCCCGTGCTGCCAATGGAACCGGCACCCTGAGGTCTGGGATTTCAGTGAAGAGCAACCCACCACTCTATT CTAAGCCTGCAGAGGAGCCCATCTACTCACTACCTCCAGACTCTTACCCAACATCTAATCCAGG GTACAGCTCCGATCTACACACGGTGTCATTTTTGAAGGAGGGCAGCGTTGGTCTGAGGCTCGTCGGAGGTAACGATGTCGGTATCTTTGTGGGTGGAGTTCAGCCAAACAGTCCTGCGTACGAAAAGGGTATGAAAGAAGGCGACCAGATCATGCAG gtGAATAAAGTTGATTTTGGCCATTTCACTCGAGAAGAAGCAGCCAACTTTTTGCTCAACATCAAGAGCGGAGAAAAAGTAGAAATCTGCACTCAGAAGAAAATGGACC TTTATAAAAAGATCATCAAGTCCAACCTGGGAGACAACTTCTACATCCGCACACACTTCGACCATGAGGCAGAAGGGCCTGTAGGTCTGAGCTTCACCAGAGGGGAGGTGTTCAGGGTCGTGGACACTATGCACCGTGGGAAGTTGGGGAACTGGTTGGCCATTCGCATGGGGAACGACCTGCACGAGCTGGATAAAGGCACCATCCCCAACCAGGCCAG GGCGGAGAAGCTGGCCAGCATAGAGCAAGCGCAGCGGGCGAGTGGAGAGAGGCCGGTGTCTGGGCCGAGAGCCGAGTTCTGGAAACTACGGGGGCTCAGAGGGAACAAAAAGAACGAAAAGAACACCCGGCGGACTCGTGATGACCTTCTGCAGCTTACTATTCAGGGCAAATTCCCAGCATATGAGCGAGTTCTGCTCAGAGAAG CTAATTTCAAGCGACCTATTGTCATTCTGGGTCCTCTTAATGATATCGCCATGCAGAAACTGGCCAAAGAGATGCCTGATGAATATGAAGTGGCAG AGATGGTCCCTCGTGGCGGAGGAGGAGACAGCGGCTCTACAGTGATTAAACTGGACACAGTGAGGAGAATAGCAGAGAAG GACAAGCACCCTCTGCTGGACATCACCCCCACTGCAGTAGAAAGGCTGAATTACATCCAATACCACCCAATGGTGCTGTTCTTAGACCCTCACAGCCGCAAAGACGTCAAAGCCATGAGGCAGAGATACGACCCCAACTCCAACAAGAGCTCCAGACGCCTTTACTCACAAGCCCTCAAGCTGAGGAAGCACTGCAGCCACCTTTTCTCAG CTCGTGTTGACCTGCAGCCCAGCTCCAATGTTTGGTACCAGGTCCTAAAGGATAAGATCCGCCACCAGCAGTCAAAACCCGTCTGGGTGTCTGAGGTCACG TTGGAGAGCGGTGCAGAGCAGGACCTGGAAGCTCTGGACCAGACCCAGTCGGACTACCTCAGCGCTGCCAGTGACCTGGAGGACACTGACGGAGAGGCTTTCACTGACGATGCCTACACCGATAACGAGGACCTAGAGGAGGAGTTCCCAGGTCAGGACACGTCCACAGTCCCACGAGGATCTCGAGTGGCTGGAGCCGCCTTAGCCCGGTCATCCGAACCGGCCTTCATACACCACAGCCCCGACTTGGACCCTGACCCTCGGTCTGACGAGTACTCGACCGGAGAGATCCCACCTCTGATGCACGTACCGGAGCCCAGGTCTCTGCGCCGGGACGCGTATAGCCCACCTCACAGCCCTGCCGAGGACGAGGACCCCACTCATCGCAGTTTCACAGACTCAGATTTCAGCGCGCTTGACGTAGCCGCTTCCAACACTCCATCAGACGGACCCCCAGATTTTATAGCCCCAGACCCCAGAAGATACTCCTTGAACGATCCGTCACCTGCCGAAGCAGAAGCCGAGAGTCCGCAACAAGCCAGCCTGTCGGCCATCGAAGAGAAGTTAGATCAG GCTCGCTTGGCAGAACCGCAGGCCCAACCTGAGGAGGGGAGGAAGAAGTCCCCTCAGTTCATCGT GCTGGCACATCATCACAAGGCGGTCCAGTACAGACGCACACAGATCCGAGGCAGCGACAGCTCAGACGACGAAGACGTGGATGAGACGGAGGACATTGAATGGGGTCCGGCTACAGAACTTTAG